Proteins encoded by one window of Cloacibacillus sp.:
- a CDS encoding FAD-dependent oxidoreductase: MVRERHDLVIIGGGPAGLAAAAAAKEAGCDDLLLIERDRVLGGILNQCIHDGFGLHAFKEALSGPEYADRFIKRVRELDIPVMEKTIVLDLSKDRVLRVSREGEIKEIEAKAVVLAMGCRERTRGALSIPGHRPAGVYTAGTVQNLVNLENIMPGKHVVILGSGDIGLIMARRMTLEGAKVEAVFEVLPYSSGLQRNIRQCLDDYGIPLYLATTVIDIYGPNGRLEGVTVAEVDERRRPVKGTERFVPCDTLLLSVGLIPENELTREAEVLIDSVTQGADVDDSCMTKIPGIFACGNVLHVHDLVDFVSMEAARAGRNAALYAAGRLAGQNKEVAVKAGEGVRYVVPQRISRGEDVSLAFRVTTPSSGRVIEVRDGERVLKTKEETRLHPAEMVWVEMGKMDLEDINSLEVRVR; encoded by the coding sequence ATGGTGCGCGAAAGACATGATCTGGTGATTATCGGCGGCGGCCCCGCGGGGCTTGCGGCGGCGGCGGCGGCCAAAGAGGCAGGATGTGATGACCTGCTGCTGATAGAAAGGGACCGGGTGCTCGGCGGGATACTGAATCAGTGCATCCACGACGGTTTCGGGCTCCACGCCTTCAAAGAGGCCCTCTCGGGGCCGGAATATGCCGATCGTTTTATAAAAAGGGTACGCGAACTCGACATTCCCGTGATGGAAAAGACGATCGTTCTTGACCTGTCAAAGGACAGGGTGCTGCGTGTGAGCCGCGAGGGCGAGATCAAGGAGATCGAGGCCAAGGCCGTCGTGCTGGCGATGGGATGCCGCGAACGCACGCGCGGCGCGCTTTCGATCCCCGGACACCGGCCCGCCGGCGTCTACACGGCGGGTACGGTACAAAATCTCGTCAATCTGGAAAACATCATGCCGGGAAAGCATGTCGTCATCCTCGGCTCGGGAGACATCGGCCTCATCATGGCGCGCCGCATGACGCTTGAGGGGGCGAAGGTGGAGGCCGTATTTGAGGTGCTTCCATATTCCAGCGGACTTCAGAGGAATATCCGCCAGTGTCTCGACGATTACGGCATTCCCCTCTATCTCGCAACGACGGTGATAGATATCTACGGCCCGAACGGGCGTCTTGAGGGAGTGACGGTGGCGGAGGTCGACGAACGGCGCCGCCCCGTTAAAGGGACGGAGCGTTTCGTCCCCTGCGATACTCTGCTTCTCTCCGTCGGCCTCATCCCGGAAAACGAGCTGACCCGCGAGGCCGAGGTGCTGATCGACAGCGTAACTCAGGGCGCGGACGTTGACGACAGCTGCATGACAAAGATACCGGGTATCTTCGCCTGCGGCAACGTGCTCCATGTCCACGACCTCGTCGACTTTGTCTCAATGGAGGCCGCGCGCGCGGGGCGGAACGCGGCGCTTTACGCCGCCGGCAGGCTCGCCGGACAAAATAAAGAGGTCGCGGTAAAGGCCGGCGAGGGCGTCCGTTACGTCGTCCCGCAGCGTATCAGCCGCGGTGAAGACGTCTCGCTCGCCTTCCGCGTCACAACCCCCTCAAGCGGAAGGGTGATCGAGGTTCGCGACGGAGAGCGCGTGCTGAAGACGAAAGAGGAGACGCGCCTGCACCCGGCGGAGATGGTGTGGGTCGAGATGGGAAAGATGGATCTTGAGGATATCAACTCTCTGGAGGTGCGCGTGAGATGA
- a CDS encoding Ldh family oxidoreductase — protein sequence MRDYVVKYEDLCRVAKEMFMGLRYSDHQASTVTNCLVEADLRHKHSHGVAAMMTYVSHLKAGNLHLDAPEPTTVFETPLSLVLDGHSGVGYCIADFAVKKTIEKAKKSGVCITTVRQANHYGFAAHWTEMMAQEGFIGISATNTVRCVCPTRSAERNLGTNPMTFAFPTAGDEPMFNLDMATCVMAHGKLVRSQVFAESGVLPREVIIDGKGKVVTDFKEALEILHHGDDRSDAPKPDTGGLVPLGGVTEILSGHKGYGLAMLVELLTGGLAGGTPSKFIPLAHEGICFFFMAIDPALFGDPKEVREHIKYIINEYRKTTALDPNLPMIMPGDKSRAARAKALRDGIELSPEIIEILRQVAGITKKEAELESILRHD from the coding sequence ATGAGGGATTATGTAGTGAAGTACGAGGATCTTTGCAGAGTCGCGAAGGAAATGTTCATGGGGCTCAGATATTCCGACCACCAGGCTTCGACCGTCACCAACTGTCTGGTGGAGGCGGACCTGCGCCACAAACATTCGCACGGCGTCGCCGCGATGATGACCTATGTCAGCCATCTCAAGGCGGGGAACCTTCATCTGGACGCTCCGGAACCGACGACGGTCTTTGAAACTCCGCTCTCTCTCGTCCTTGACGGCCATTCGGGCGTGGGCTACTGCATAGCCGACTTTGCCGTCAAAAAGACGATTGAAAAGGCCAAAAAGAGCGGCGTCTGCATCACGACGGTTCGTCAGGCTAACCACTACGGCTTCGCGGCCCACTGGACGGAGATGATGGCCCAGGAGGGTTTCATCGGCATCTCCGCGACAAACACTGTCCGCTGCGTCTGCCCGACCAGAAGCGCGGAGCGCAATCTCGGCACGAACCCGATGACGTTCGCCTTCCCGACCGCGGGGGACGAACCAATGTTCAACCTGGACATGGCAACCTGCGTCATGGCGCACGGCAAACTCGTCCGCAGCCAGGTTTTCGCGGAAAGCGGCGTGCTTCCCCGCGAAGTGATCATCGACGGCAAGGGCAAAGTGGTGACGGACTTTAAAGAGGCCCTTGAAATCCTCCACCACGGAGACGACAGAAGCGACGCGCCAAAGCCCGACACCGGCGGCCTCGTTCCCCTGGGAGGCGTCACGGAGATCTTGAGCGGACACAAGGGCTACGGCCTCGCGATGCTCGTCGAGCTTCTCACGGGCGGCCTTGCGGGCGGCACGCCCAGTAAATTCATCCCGCTCGCGCACGAGGGCATCTGCTTCTTCTTCATGGCGATCGACCCTGCTCTCTTCGGCGACCCGAAAGAGGTCCGCGAACACATCAAATACATCATCAATGAGTACAGAAAGACAACGGCGCTCGATCCGAATCTGCCCATGATCATGCCCGGCGACAAGTCCCGCGCGGCCCGCGCCAAGGCGCTGAGGGACGGTATCGAACTGAGCCCCGAAATTATCGAGATTTTGCGGCAGGTAGCCGGAATAACGAAAAAAGAGGCGGAGCTTGAGTCGATCTTAAGGCATGATTAA
- a CDS encoding DctP family TRAP transporter solute-binding subunit, whose protein sequence is MKKSISAILISVILVTFTFGTAFAKEEYRIKFGYSASDKEANIITFYNTFEKYVEEASGGRIAVDVYANAQLGGERQMLEGMTLGMIEMAMLSPGIAANIAPKFQVIDLPYLFNDRAAAYKALDGKLGQTLNEQILPKGVRLLCFPENGFHQITNNKGPIKSPADLKGVKVRVQPIPAHLELFKAFGANPTPVDFGELYTALLQKTVDAQENSITLIYSSKLYEVQKYLTMSNHVYAPSAVFMSEAFYKRLPADLQKIVMDGAKKFRDASRANQQKEGDRLLKEMVEKNGLKVYYPTDAEMKQFRDAAQPVYKTMEPVLGKELIDMAREANKK, encoded by the coding sequence ATGAAAAAGAGTATCAGCGCAATTCTCATTTCCGTTATTCTCGTAACATTCACGTTCGGCACGGCCTTTGCAAAAGAAGAGTACCGTATAAAGTTCGGTTACAGCGCCTCGGACAAAGAGGCTAACATCATCACCTTCTACAATACCTTTGAAAAGTATGTGGAAGAGGCCTCAGGCGGACGTATCGCCGTCGACGTCTACGCGAACGCCCAGCTGGGCGGCGAACGCCAGATGCTTGAAGGCATGACCCTCGGCATGATCGAAATGGCGATGCTCTCACCCGGTATCGCCGCGAATATCGCGCCTAAGTTCCAGGTCATCGACCTGCCCTATCTCTTCAACGACAGGGCCGCCGCCTATAAGGCGCTGGACGGCAAGCTTGGACAGACCCTCAACGAACAGATACTGCCGAAGGGCGTCCGTCTCCTCTGCTTCCCTGAGAACGGCTTCCACCAGATCACAAACAATAAAGGACCCATAAAGAGCCCCGCCGATCTTAAGGGAGTCAAGGTCCGCGTCCAGCCGATTCCCGCCCACCTGGAGCTTTTCAAGGCCTTCGGCGCCAATCCGACCCCCGTCGACTTCGGCGAACTCTACACCGCCCTGCTTCAGAAGACCGTCGACGCACAGGAAAATTCAATCACCCTTATATACAGCTCAAAGCTCTACGAGGTGCAGAAATACCTCACCATGAGCAATCACGTCTACGCCCCCTCGGCAGTTTTCATGAGCGAAGCCTTCTATAAGAGGCTCCCCGCCGACCTCCAGAAAATCGTCATGGATGGCGCGAAGAAATTCCGCGACGCCTCCCGCGCGAACCAGCAGAAAGAGGGCGACCGTCTGCTTAAGGAAATGGTGGAGAAAAACGGCCTCAAAGTCTACTATCCGACAGACGCTGAGATGAAACAGTTCCGTGATGCGGCTCAGCCCGTCTACAAGACGATGGAACCGGTTCTCGGCAAAGAGCTGATCGACATGGCCCGCGAGGCGAACAAGAAATAA
- a CDS encoding TRAP transporter small permease: MLKFLNNIEEKFLVLNLLISTLIVFMNVVLRYVFSASLSWVDEAARYMFIWLIWIGADYTLANRKHLRIDIISAKLHGKARLGLELFVMTIWCGFCIFLGYQGVKLVRVVVEQQQLSTAMQISMGWAYLCIPLSGIFMAIRLVFDIINILRTGEIEKPVLSEEEEMIEEAKKGVSM; the protein is encoded by the coding sequence ATGCTGAAATTTCTAAACAACATCGAAGAAAAATTCCTCGTTTTAAATCTGCTCATCTCCACCCTTATAGTCTTCATGAACGTAGTGCTCAGATATGTGTTCAGCGCCTCGCTCTCATGGGTAGACGAGGCAGCGCGCTATATGTTCATCTGGCTCATCTGGATCGGAGCCGATTATACGCTGGCAAACAGAAAACACCTTCGCATAGACATCATCTCGGCAAAACTCCACGGAAAGGCCCGTCTCGGCCTGGAGCTCTTTGTAATGACGATATGGTGCGGCTTCTGTATCTTCCTCGGCTACCAAGGGGTCAAGCTCGTGCGCGTCGTCGTCGAACAGCAGCAGCTTTCAACGGCGATGCAGATCAGTATGGGCTGGGCCTATCTCTGCATCCCGCTCTCAGGGATATTTATGGCCATACGCCTCGTCTTTGACATCATAAACATTCTCCGCACCGGCGAGATAGAAAAACCGGTGCTCAGCGAAGAGGAAGAGATGATCGAAGAAGCCAAGAAAGGAGTGTCGATGTAA
- a CDS encoding DUF1667 domain-containing protein, protein MIEKEFICVVCPNGCSIKVRYEEGDPPKLTAAEGARCPRGRSWAQQEIENPTCTFSSSVLVDGGDFLEASVRLTKPVPLASVFAVMEEIKKIRLRAPLSIGDVILTDPAGTKTEVIVTRNVPLKAK, encoded by the coding sequence ATGATCGAAAAGGAATTTATCTGTGTTGTCTGCCCTAACGGCTGTTCGATAAAGGTCCGCTACGAAGAGGGCGACCCGCCTAAGCTGACCGCCGCCGAGGGGGCGCGCTGCCCGCGCGGCAGGAGCTGGGCACAGCAGGAGATAGAGAACCCGACGTGCACCTTCTCGTCAAGCGTTCTCGTCGACGGCGGGGATTTCCTTGAGGCCAGCGTCCGCCTTACAAAGCCAGTACCGCTCGCCAGTGTCTTCGCGGTGATGGAGGAGATAAAGAAGATAAGGCTCCGGGCTCCGCTTTCGATCGGCGATGTGATCCTCACCGACCCGGCGGGAACGAAGACAGAGGTAATCGTGACAAGAAACGTGCCGTTAAAGGCGAAATAG